From Apteryx mantelli isolate bAptMan1 chromosome 32, bAptMan1.hap1, whole genome shotgun sequence, the proteins below share one genomic window:
- the LOC136994712 gene encoding endonuclease domain-containing 1 protein-like, producing the protein MAMLWLLGCLCVGAAPALAKVGSFGECRRFFYGGLEPKRLGSPSAAKICQQHRGQPFFATLYDRWRLVPHWSAYTLSAELCPGQAQRRSQWFVEPQLVSADLSPDMSMESECSPCRGEGKLSQALNEHYEDTAFVRGQLNPGAHQCGASRTATFALTNAVPLEPCFAHGRWRALQWVLRAQLRQSCPASDGGVAYVVTGATPGADAIPADDDREGDRERLLGQVTVPRHVWTAVCCDNAKPEEKFSLAFLAENKASSKIQVLQVKKLAEKLAAIHQTLETIEIFADDCNSQSPKTQDVLSAVTNALDSSLSAFPAEAWKDLDDPDSSEEDQKLDVAVTLSFSSMARWHQRFTKLHRQGSLACVLQRADTVGDPAVPAGTWAKECVLQEQKHLPGSMAAAEGWSCDRLPCDFHGKSSHRWCYTDERSGESRVPCCSSRCAAADGEEKFTCDRGDGKRIACSPLYSAVTIQGQPCRAGFPCGLYGKRYFWCYTDDQNNWGYCCAPQHFCGSHGYSYSWCYVGNTWSKWEYCNP; encoded by the exons ATGGCGATGCTCTGGCTCCTGGGCTGCCTCTGCGTcggcgcggcgccggcgctgGCCAAGGTGGGCTCCTTCGGCGAGTGCCGCCGCTTCTTCTACGGGGGGCTGGAGCCCAAGCGGCTGGGCTCGCCGTCCGCCGCCAAGATCTGCCAGCAGCACCGCGGCCAGCCCTTCTTCGCCACCCTCTACGACCGCTGGCGCCTCGTGCCGCACTGGTCCGCCTACACGCTGAGCGCCGAGCTGTGCCCGGGGCAGGCGCAGCGCCGCAGCCAGTGGTTCGTGGAGCCCCAG CTGGTCAGCGCGGACTTGTCGCCGGACATGTCCATGGAGAGCGAGTGCAGCCCGTGCCGCGGCGAAGGGAAGCTCAGCCAGGCGCTGAACGAGCACTACGAGGACACGGCCTTCGTCCGGGGCCAGCTGAACCCCGGCGCCCACCAGTGCGGCGCCTCCCGCACGGCCACCTTCGCCCTCACCAACGCCGTGCCCCTGGAGCCCTGCTTCGCCCACGGGCGCTGGCGGGCGCTGCAGTGGGTGCTGCGGGCCCAGCTGCGGCAGAGCTGCCCCGCGAGCGACGGCGGCGTCGCCTACGTGGTGACGGGGGCCACCCCCGGCGCGGACGCCATCCCCGCCGACGACGACAGGGAAGGGGACCGCGAGCGGCTGCTGGGCCAGGTGACGGTGCCCCGGCACGTCTGGACGGCCGTTTGCTGCGACAACGCCAAGCCGGAGGAGaagttctccctggccttcctggcGGAGAACAAGGCGAGCTCCAAGATCCAAGTCCTCCAGGTGAAGAAGCTGGCGGAGAAGCTGGCGGCCATACACCAGACGCTGGAGACCATCGAGATCTTTGCAGACGACTGCAACTCGCAGAGCCCCAAAACCCAGGACGTTTTATCGGCGGTGACAAATGCCCTGGACTCCTCTCTCTCCGCCTTTCCAGCAGAGGCGTGGAAAGACCTGGATGATCCAGACAGCTCCGAGGAGGACCAGAAGCTGGACGTGGCAGTCACCTTGAGCTTCTCCAGCATGGCAAGGTGGCACCAGCGCTTCACCAAGCTGCACCGCCAGGGCTCCCTGGCCTGCGTGCTGCAGCGGGCCGACACCGTGGGGGACCCAGCCGTCCCCGCCGGCACCTGGGCCAAGGAGTGCGTCCTGCAGGAGCAGAAGCACCTGCCCGGCTCCATGGCGGCGGCCGAGGGCTGGTCCTGCGACCGGCTGCCCTGCGACTTCCACGGCAAGTCCTCGCACCGCTGGTGCTACACGGACGAGCGGAGCGGCGAGAGCCGGGTCCCGTGCTGCAGCAGCCGCTGCGCCGCGGCGGACGGCGAGGAGAAGTTCACCTGCGACCGGGGCGACGGCAAGCGCATCGCCTGCTCGCCGCTCTACTCGGCCGTGACGATCCAGGGGCAGCCGTGCCGGGCCGGCTTCCCCTGCGGCCTCTACGGCAAGCGCTACTTCTGGTGCTACACGGACGACCAGAACAACTGGGGCTACTGCTGCGCCCCGCAGCACTTCTGCGGCAGCCACGGCTACAGCTACTCCTGGTGCTACGTGGGCAACACCTGGAGCAAGTGGGAGTACTGCAACCCCTGA